One region of Drosophila kikkawai strain 14028-0561.14 chromosome 2R, DkikHiC1v2, whole genome shotgun sequence genomic DNA includes:
- the babo gene encoding TGF-beta receptor type-1 isoform X1, translating into MRAQNMLSVHRLIFLGALLAAAAVVASPVEWVLDTSQNGSRVASEPAVASRANGKWQPTRAPAVRAANGTAGQAYQSPSSSLSADNRSHDNNNNSNNNSSAVAMLLPQDGDGPGALATAAATQLPVYVAQPSAKKPEVLIKCHCDICKETNYICETDGFCFTSVEKNPDDTILFSFRCMEMKYDMRRIPFECLTSSLKYDTYRIECCKNDFCNKNEIMKRLFEKDLMPSRHLSSWELVGIIVGVTLFICVSGTSSWYYCQRRKRLASGRPFAKEDSVYDPILNGNTTIHDIIEMTTSGSGSAGLPLLVQRSIARQVQLCHVIGKGRFGEVWRGRWRGENVAVKIFSSREECSWFREAEIYQTVMLRHENILGFIAADNKDNGTWTQLWLVTDYHENGSLFDYLTTHTVDTNTMLNMSLSIATGLAHLHMDIVGTRGKPAIAHRDLKSKNILVKSNLSCAIGDLGLAVRHVEKDDSVDIPSTHRVGTKRYMAPEVLDESMNAQHFDSYKRADVYAFGLILWEIARRCNMGMIYDEYQLPYYDAVQPDPSIEEMKKVVCIEKSRPNIPNRWHASDVLHNMAKVMKECWYPNPVARLTALRIKKTLASISVEDKVKN; encoded by the exons ATGCGCGCACAAAACATGTTATCTGTGCACCGGCTAATCTTCCTGGGCGCTCTgctcgccgccgccgccgtcgtcg CCTCCCCCGTCGAATGGGTGCTGGACACTAGTCAGAATGGCTCCCGGGTCGCCTCCGAACCCGCCGTTGCATCTCGCGCCAATGGGAAATGGCAACCGACCAGGGCGCCAGCAGTGAGGGCGGCGAACGGAACAGCTGGCCAGGCTTATCAGTCGCCATCGTCGTCGCTGTCCGCTGATAACAGGAGccatgacaacaacaacaatagtaACAATAATAGCAGTGCTGTGGCCATGCTGCTGCCGCAAGACGGTGACGGACCTGGAGCGCTTGCTACGGCCGCTGCCACCCAGCTGCCCGTCTACGTTGCACAGCCCAGCGCCAAGAAGCCAGAAG TACTTATCAAGTGCCACTGCGACATATGCAAGGAAACAAACTACATATGCGAGACGGATGGCTTCTGCTTCACGTCGGTGGAGAAGAATCCGGATGACACCATACTCTTCAGTTTCAG ATGCATGGAAATGAAATACGATATGCGGCGTATTCCCTTCGAGTGCCTCACCAGTAGCCTCAAGTACGATACGTATAGGATTGAGTGTTGTAAGAATGACTTCTGCAATAAGAATGAGATAATGAAGAGGCTATTTGAAAAAG ATCTTATGCCCTCCCGCCACCTGAgcagctgggagctggtgggCATCATCGTGGGCGTCACACTCTTCATCTGTGTCTCGGGCACTAGCTCCTGGTACTATTGTCAACGCCGCAAGCGCTTGGCCAGCGGCAGGCCGTTTGCCAAGGAGGATTCGGTGTACGATCCCATACTGAATGGGAACACAACCATACACGACATTATCGAGATGACGACATCCGGTTCGGGTTCGG CTGGCCTGCCTCTGCTGGTGCAGCGTTCCATTGCACGTCAGGTGCAGCTGTGCCATGTGATCGGAAAGGGACGCTTCGGCGAGGTCTGGCGTGGACGCTGGCGCGGTGAGAACGTGGCGGTTAAGATCTTCTCCAGTCGAGAGGAGTGCTCCTGGTTCCGCGAGGCGGAAATCTATCAGACCGTAATGCTTCGGCACGAGAACATTCTGGGCTTCATAGCGGCGGACAACAAGG ACAACGGAACCTGGACCCAGCTGTGGCTTGTTACCGATTACCATGAGAACGGATCGCTCTTTGACTATTTGACCACGCACACGGTGGACACCAACACCATGCTGAACATGTCGCTGAGCATTGCCACGGGTCTGGCCCATCTGCACATGGATATTGTGGGCACGCGCGGCAAGCCGGCCATTGCCCATCGCGATCTCAAGTCCAAGAACATACTGGTCAAGTCGAACCTGAGCTGTGCCATTGGCGATTTGGGTCTGGCCGTGCGGCATGTTGAAAAAGATGACTCGGTGGACATACCCTCGACGCATCGTGTGGGCACTAAGCGATACATGGCACCCGAGGTGCTGGACGAGAGCATGAATGCCCAGCACTTTGATTCGTACAAGCGGGCGGATGTGTACGCCTTCGGCTTAATACTCTGGGAGATTGCACGTCGCTGCAACATGGGCATGATCTACGATGAGTACCAATTGCCCTACTACGACGCCGTGCAGCCGGATCCCAGCATTGAGGAGATGAAAAAG GTCGTGTGCATTGAAAAGAGCCGCCCGAATATTCCGAATCGCTGGCACGCCTCCGACGTGCTCCACAACATGGCCAAGGTGATGAAGGAGTGCTGGTACCCCAATCCCGTGGCCCGCCTAACTGCGCTGCGCATCAAAAAGACACTGGCCAGCATTAGTGTGGAGGACAAGGTCAAGAACTGA
- the babo gene encoding TGF-beta receptor type-1 isoform X2 — MRAQNMLSVHRLIFLGALLAAAAVVASPVEWVLDTSQNGSRVASEPAVASRANGKWQPTRAPAVRAANGTAGQAYQSPSSSLSADNRSHDNNNNSNNNSSAVAMLLPQDGDGPGALATAAATQLPVYVAQPSAKKPEVLIKCHCDICKETNYICETDGFCFTSVEKNPDDTILFSFRCLHAGHLPPEDPTSCKVNSLTAATKCCNTDMCNTRENYSGVLPDLMPSRHLSSWELVGIIVGVTLFICVSGTSSWYYCQRRKRLASGRPFAKEDSVYDPILNGNTTIHDIIEMTTSGSGSAGLPLLVQRSIARQVQLCHVIGKGRFGEVWRGRWRGENVAVKIFSSREECSWFREAEIYQTVMLRHENILGFIAADNKDNGTWTQLWLVTDYHENGSLFDYLTTHTVDTNTMLNMSLSIATGLAHLHMDIVGTRGKPAIAHRDLKSKNILVKSNLSCAIGDLGLAVRHVEKDDSVDIPSTHRVGTKRYMAPEVLDESMNAQHFDSYKRADVYAFGLILWEIARRCNMGMIYDEYQLPYYDAVQPDPSIEEMKKVVCIEKSRPNIPNRWHASDVLHNMAKVMKECWYPNPVARLTALRIKKTLASISVEDKVKN, encoded by the exons ATGCGCGCACAAAACATGTTATCTGTGCACCGGCTAATCTTCCTGGGCGCTCTgctcgccgccgccgccgtcgtcg CCTCCCCCGTCGAATGGGTGCTGGACACTAGTCAGAATGGCTCCCGGGTCGCCTCCGAACCCGCCGTTGCATCTCGCGCCAATGGGAAATGGCAACCGACCAGGGCGCCAGCAGTGAGGGCGGCGAACGGAACAGCTGGCCAGGCTTATCAGTCGCCATCGTCGTCGCTGTCCGCTGATAACAGGAGccatgacaacaacaacaatagtaACAATAATAGCAGTGCTGTGGCCATGCTGCTGCCGCAAGACGGTGACGGACCTGGAGCGCTTGCTACGGCCGCTGCCACCCAGCTGCCCGTCTACGTTGCACAGCCCAGCGCCAAGAAGCCAGAAG TACTTATCAAGTGCCACTGCGACATATGCAAGGAAACAAACTACATATGCGAGACGGATGGCTTCTGCTTCACGTCGGTGGAGAAGAATCCGGATGACACCATACTCTTCAGTTTCAG ATGCCTGCACGCAGGCCACTTGCCACCCGAAGATCCGACCTCGTGCAAAGTCAATTCGCTGACAGCCGCCACAAAGTGCTGCAACACAGATATGTGCAATACGCGTGAGAATTACAGTGGTGTCCTACCAG ATCTTATGCCCTCCCGCCACCTGAgcagctgggagctggtgggCATCATCGTGGGCGTCACACTCTTCATCTGTGTCTCGGGCACTAGCTCCTGGTACTATTGTCAACGCCGCAAGCGCTTGGCCAGCGGCAGGCCGTTTGCCAAGGAGGATTCGGTGTACGATCCCATACTGAATGGGAACACAACCATACACGACATTATCGAGATGACGACATCCGGTTCGGGTTCGG CTGGCCTGCCTCTGCTGGTGCAGCGTTCCATTGCACGTCAGGTGCAGCTGTGCCATGTGATCGGAAAGGGACGCTTCGGCGAGGTCTGGCGTGGACGCTGGCGCGGTGAGAACGTGGCGGTTAAGATCTTCTCCAGTCGAGAGGAGTGCTCCTGGTTCCGCGAGGCGGAAATCTATCAGACCGTAATGCTTCGGCACGAGAACATTCTGGGCTTCATAGCGGCGGACAACAAGG ACAACGGAACCTGGACCCAGCTGTGGCTTGTTACCGATTACCATGAGAACGGATCGCTCTTTGACTATTTGACCACGCACACGGTGGACACCAACACCATGCTGAACATGTCGCTGAGCATTGCCACGGGTCTGGCCCATCTGCACATGGATATTGTGGGCACGCGCGGCAAGCCGGCCATTGCCCATCGCGATCTCAAGTCCAAGAACATACTGGTCAAGTCGAACCTGAGCTGTGCCATTGGCGATTTGGGTCTGGCCGTGCGGCATGTTGAAAAAGATGACTCGGTGGACATACCCTCGACGCATCGTGTGGGCACTAAGCGATACATGGCACCCGAGGTGCTGGACGAGAGCATGAATGCCCAGCACTTTGATTCGTACAAGCGGGCGGATGTGTACGCCTTCGGCTTAATACTCTGGGAGATTGCACGTCGCTGCAACATGGGCATGATCTACGATGAGTACCAATTGCCCTACTACGACGCCGTGCAGCCGGATCCCAGCATTGAGGAGATGAAAAAG GTCGTGTGCATTGAAAAGAGCCGCCCGAATATTCCGAATCGCTGGCACGCCTCCGACGTGCTCCACAACATGGCCAAGGTGATGAAGGAGTGCTGGTACCCCAATCCCGTGGCCCGCCTAACTGCGCTGCGCATCAAAAAGACACTGGCCAGCATTAGTGTGGAGGACAAGGTCAAGAACTGA
- the babo gene encoding TGF-beta receptor type-1 isoform X4, whose translation MRAQNMLSVHRLIFLGALLAAAAVVASPVEWVLDTSQNGSRVASEPAVASRANGKWQPTRAPAVRAANGTAGQAYQSPSSSLSADNRSHDNNNNSNNNSSAVAMLLPQDGDGPGALATAAATQLPVYVAQPSAKKPEVLIKCHCDICKETNYICETDGFCFTSVEKNPDDTILFSFRCLNMSQSFPPGRFIWCNEGRNGGPTARPVARRGGHACCNDRDFCNRDLRPLIKRIKPTRLNPSHIEFEDGRLASVTVEDLMPSRHLSSWELVGIIVGVTLFICVSGTSSWYYCQRRKRLASGRPFAKEDSVYDPILNGNTTIHDIIEMTTSGSGSAGLPLLVQRSIARQVQLCHVIGKGRFGEVWRGRWRGENVAVKIFSSREECSWFREAEIYQTVMLRHENILGFIAADNKDNGTWTQLWLVTDYHENGSLFDYLTTHTVDTNTMLNMSLSIATGLAHLHMDIVGTRGKPAIAHRDLKSKNILVKSNLSCAIGDLGLAVRHVEKDDSVDIPSTHRVGTKRYMAPEVLDESMNAQHFDSYKRADVYAFGLILWEIARRCNMGMIYDEYQLPYYDAVQPDPSIEEMKKVVCIEKSRPNIPNRWHASDVLHNMAKVMKECWYPNPVARLTALRIKKTLASISVEDKVKN comes from the exons ATGCGCGCACAAAACATGTTATCTGTGCACCGGCTAATCTTCCTGGGCGCTCTgctcgccgccgccgccgtcgtcg CCTCCCCCGTCGAATGGGTGCTGGACACTAGTCAGAATGGCTCCCGGGTCGCCTCCGAACCCGCCGTTGCATCTCGCGCCAATGGGAAATGGCAACCGACCAGGGCGCCAGCAGTGAGGGCGGCGAACGGAACAGCTGGCCAGGCTTATCAGTCGCCATCGTCGTCGCTGTCCGCTGATAACAGGAGccatgacaacaacaacaatagtaACAATAATAGCAGTGCTGTGGCCATGCTGCTGCCGCAAGACGGTGACGGACCTGGAGCGCTTGCTACGGCCGCTGCCACCCAGCTGCCCGTCTACGTTGCACAGCCCAGCGCCAAGAAGCCAGAAG TACTTATCAAGTGCCACTGCGACATATGCAAGGAAACAAACTACATATGCGAGACGGATGGCTTCTGCTTCACGTCGGTGGAGAAGAATCCGGATGACACCATACTCTTCAGTTTCAG ATGCCTAAACATGTCGCAGAGCTTTCCGCCGGGCCGCTTCATCTGGTGCAATGAGGGCAGGAATGGCGGACCCACCGCCCGTCCGGTGGCCCGGCGTGGCGGACACGCCTGCTGCAACGACCGCGACTTCTGCAATCGGGATCTGCGGCCCCTGATCAAGAGGATCAAGCCGACCAGGCTGAATCCCTCGCACATCGAGTTCGAGGACGGGCGGCTGGCGTCGGTGACTGTCGAAG ATCTTATGCCCTCCCGCCACCTGAgcagctgggagctggtgggCATCATCGTGGGCGTCACACTCTTCATCTGTGTCTCGGGCACTAGCTCCTGGTACTATTGTCAACGCCGCAAGCGCTTGGCCAGCGGCAGGCCGTTTGCCAAGGAGGATTCGGTGTACGATCCCATACTGAATGGGAACACAACCATACACGACATTATCGAGATGACGACATCCGGTTCGGGTTCGG CTGGCCTGCCTCTGCTGGTGCAGCGTTCCATTGCACGTCAGGTGCAGCTGTGCCATGTGATCGGAAAGGGACGCTTCGGCGAGGTCTGGCGTGGACGCTGGCGCGGTGAGAACGTGGCGGTTAAGATCTTCTCCAGTCGAGAGGAGTGCTCCTGGTTCCGCGAGGCGGAAATCTATCAGACCGTAATGCTTCGGCACGAGAACATTCTGGGCTTCATAGCGGCGGACAACAAGG ACAACGGAACCTGGACCCAGCTGTGGCTTGTTACCGATTACCATGAGAACGGATCGCTCTTTGACTATTTGACCACGCACACGGTGGACACCAACACCATGCTGAACATGTCGCTGAGCATTGCCACGGGTCTGGCCCATCTGCACATGGATATTGTGGGCACGCGCGGCAAGCCGGCCATTGCCCATCGCGATCTCAAGTCCAAGAACATACTGGTCAAGTCGAACCTGAGCTGTGCCATTGGCGATTTGGGTCTGGCCGTGCGGCATGTTGAAAAAGATGACTCGGTGGACATACCCTCGACGCATCGTGTGGGCACTAAGCGATACATGGCACCCGAGGTGCTGGACGAGAGCATGAATGCCCAGCACTTTGATTCGTACAAGCGGGCGGATGTGTACGCCTTCGGCTTAATACTCTGGGAGATTGCACGTCGCTGCAACATGGGCATGATCTACGATGAGTACCAATTGCCCTACTACGACGCCGTGCAGCCGGATCCCAGCATTGAGGAGATGAAAAAG GTCGTGTGCATTGAAAAGAGCCGCCCGAATATTCCGAATCGCTGGCACGCCTCCGACGTGCTCCACAACATGGCCAAGGTGATGAAGGAGTGCTGGTACCCCAATCCCGTGGCCCGCCTAACTGCGCTGCGCATCAAAAAGACACTGGCCAGCATTAGTGTGGAGGACAAGGTCAAGAACTGA
- the babo gene encoding TGF-beta receptor type-1 isoform X3 produces MTTTTIVTIIAVLWPCCCRKTVTDLERLLRPLPPSCPSTLHSPAPRSQKYLSSATATYARKQTTYARRMASASRRWRRIRMTPYSSVSDLMPSRHLSSWELVGIIVGVTLFICVSGTSSWYYCQRRKRLASGRPFAKEDSVYDPILNGNTTIHDIIEMTTSGSGSAGLPLLVQRSIARQVQLCHVIGKGRFGEVWRGRWRGENVAVKIFSSREECSWFREAEIYQTVMLRHENILGFIAADNKDNGTWTQLWLVTDYHENGSLFDYLTTHTVDTNTMLNMSLSIATGLAHLHMDIVGTRGKPAIAHRDLKSKNILVKSNLSCAIGDLGLAVRHVEKDDSVDIPSTHRVGTKRYMAPEVLDESMNAQHFDSYKRADVYAFGLILWEIARRCNMGMIYDEYQLPYYDAVQPDPSIEEMKKVVCIEKSRPNIPNRWHASDVLHNMAKVMKECWYPNPVARLTALRIKKTLASISVEDKVKN; encoded by the exons atgacaacaacaacaatagtaACAATAATAGCAGTGCTGTGGCCATGCTGCTGCCGCAAGACGGTGACGGACCTGGAGCGCTTGCTACGGCCGCTGCCACCCAGCTGCCCGTCTACGTTGCACAGCCCAGCGCCAAGAAGCCAGAAG TACTTATCAAGTGCCACTGCGACATATGCAAGGAAACAAACTACATATGCGAGACGGATGGCTTCTGCTTCACGTCGGTGGAGAAGAATCCGGATGACACCATACTCTTCAGTTTCAG ATCTTATGCCCTCCCGCCACCTGAgcagctgggagctggtgggCATCATCGTGGGCGTCACACTCTTCATCTGTGTCTCGGGCACTAGCTCCTGGTACTATTGTCAACGCCGCAAGCGCTTGGCCAGCGGCAGGCCGTTTGCCAAGGAGGATTCGGTGTACGATCCCATACTGAATGGGAACACAACCATACACGACATTATCGAGATGACGACATCCGGTTCGGGTTCGG CTGGCCTGCCTCTGCTGGTGCAGCGTTCCATTGCACGTCAGGTGCAGCTGTGCCATGTGATCGGAAAGGGACGCTTCGGCGAGGTCTGGCGTGGACGCTGGCGCGGTGAGAACGTGGCGGTTAAGATCTTCTCCAGTCGAGAGGAGTGCTCCTGGTTCCGCGAGGCGGAAATCTATCAGACCGTAATGCTTCGGCACGAGAACATTCTGGGCTTCATAGCGGCGGACAACAAGG ACAACGGAACCTGGACCCAGCTGTGGCTTGTTACCGATTACCATGAGAACGGATCGCTCTTTGACTATTTGACCACGCACACGGTGGACACCAACACCATGCTGAACATGTCGCTGAGCATTGCCACGGGTCTGGCCCATCTGCACATGGATATTGTGGGCACGCGCGGCAAGCCGGCCATTGCCCATCGCGATCTCAAGTCCAAGAACATACTGGTCAAGTCGAACCTGAGCTGTGCCATTGGCGATTTGGGTCTGGCCGTGCGGCATGTTGAAAAAGATGACTCGGTGGACATACCCTCGACGCATCGTGTGGGCACTAAGCGATACATGGCACCCGAGGTGCTGGACGAGAGCATGAATGCCCAGCACTTTGATTCGTACAAGCGGGCGGATGTGTACGCCTTCGGCTTAATACTCTGGGAGATTGCACGTCGCTGCAACATGGGCATGATCTACGATGAGTACCAATTGCCCTACTACGACGCCGTGCAGCCGGATCCCAGCATTGAGGAGATGAAAAAG GTCGTGTGCATTGAAAAGAGCCGCCCGAATATTCCGAATCGCTGGCACGCCTCCGACGTGCTCCACAACATGGCCAAGGTGATGAAGGAGTGCTGGTACCCCAATCCCGTGGCCCGCCTAACTGCGCTGCGCATCAAAAAGACACTGGCCAGCATTAGTGTGGAGGACAAGGTCAAGAACTGA
- the spab gene encoding ITG-like peptide isoform X1, translated as MSNIPRWAALLLLLGLAQQLDPSLATGASSFASGNAWQRGLFGRDSRNMMHRRAPFSSAGDGGLNDYLSPFGAMEQEQRELREQHQPLPQPQQLRQQTEVYGIVEPLIEDTPCADRACLLNDDCCPSGVCVNTYGEGKCVYVFGRQRDLCQRHSDCPQGSACMLVAQEGIWRCEMEPEAGAPSSLLEDIFGMRQKQPLGSECSSSSDCQVINGMCCQQQRLHHRGTIKLSCGYFRDAFDCVDMVGLEFPAAVPSQLRAAPQFQK; from the exons ATGAGCAACATTCCGAGGTGGGCAgccctgctgctcctcctcggccTAGCCCAGCAGCTGGACCCCTCGCTGGCCACAGGTGCCTCCTCGTTTGCCTCCGGTAATGCCTGGCAGCGTGGGCTGTTTGGGCGCGATTCCCGTAACATGATGCACCGCCGAGCCCCGTTTTCCTCCGCCGGAGATGGTGGCCTCAATGATTACCTCTCACCGTTTGGCGCcatggagcaggagcagagggAACTGAGGGAGCAGCATCAACCGCTCCCGCAGCCGCAGCAG CTGCGCCAGCAGACCGAGGTCTATGGAATTGTCGAGCCGCTGATTGAGGACACGCCCTGCGCGGACCGCGCCTGTCTGCTCAACGACGACTGCTGTCCCTCCGGGGTCTGCGTCAACACATATGGCG AGGGGAAATGCGTTTATGTGTTTGGAAGGCAGCGAGATTTATGCCAGCGCCACTCGGACTGTCCGCAGGGCAGTGCCTGCATGCTGGTGGCCCAGGAGGGCATCTGGCGTTGCGAGATGGAACCGGAGGCGGGGGCGCCCTCATCCCTGCTGGAGGACATATTCGGGATGAGGCAGAAGCAGCCATTGGGCAgcgagtgcagcagcagcagcgactgcCAGGTGATCAA TGGCATGTGCTGCCAGCAGCAGAGGTTGCACCACCGGGGCACCATCAAGCTGAGCTGTGGCTACTTTCGCGATGCCTTCGACTGTGTGGATATGGTCGGATTAGAG ttCCCTGCAGCAGTACCATCGCAATTAAGGGCCGCACCGCAGTTCCAAAAATGA
- the spab gene encoding ITG-like peptide isoform X2, with amino-acid sequence MSNIPRWAALLLLLGLAQQLDPSLATGASSFASGNAWQRGLFGRDSRNMMHRRAPFSSAGDGGLNDYLSPFGAMEQEQRELREQHQPLPQPQQLRQQTEVYGIVEPLIEDTPCADRACLLNDDCCPSGVCVNTYGEGKCVYVFGRQRDLCQRHSDCPQGSACMLVAQEGIWRCEMEPEAGAPSSLLEDIFGMRQKQPLGSECSSSSDCQVINGMCCQQQRLHHRGTIKLSCGYFRDAFDCVDMVGLEQYHRN; translated from the exons ATGAGCAACATTCCGAGGTGGGCAgccctgctgctcctcctcggccTAGCCCAGCAGCTGGACCCCTCGCTGGCCACAGGTGCCTCCTCGTTTGCCTCCGGTAATGCCTGGCAGCGTGGGCTGTTTGGGCGCGATTCCCGTAACATGATGCACCGCCGAGCCCCGTTTTCCTCCGCCGGAGATGGTGGCCTCAATGATTACCTCTCACCGTTTGGCGCcatggagcaggagcagagggAACTGAGGGAGCAGCATCAACCGCTCCCGCAGCCGCAGCAG CTGCGCCAGCAGACCGAGGTCTATGGAATTGTCGAGCCGCTGATTGAGGACACGCCCTGCGCGGACCGCGCCTGTCTGCTCAACGACGACTGCTGTCCCTCCGGGGTCTGCGTCAACACATATGGCG AGGGGAAATGCGTTTATGTGTTTGGAAGGCAGCGAGATTTATGCCAGCGCCACTCGGACTGTCCGCAGGGCAGTGCCTGCATGCTGGTGGCCCAGGAGGGCATCTGGCGTTGCGAGATGGAACCGGAGGCGGGGGCGCCCTCATCCCTGCTGGAGGACATATTCGGGATGAGGCAGAAGCAGCCATTGGGCAgcgagtgcagcagcagcagcgactgcCAGGTGATCAA TGGCATGTGCTGCCAGCAGCAGAGGTTGCACCACCGGGGCACCATCAAGCTGAGCTGTGGCTACTTTCGCGATGCCTTCGACTGTGTGGATATGGTCGGATTAGAG CAGTACCATCGCAATTAA
- the spab gene encoding ITG-like peptide isoform X3, giving the protein MSNIPRWAALLLLLGLAQQLDPSLATGASSFASGNAWQRGLFGRDSRNMMHRRAPFSSAGDGGLNDYLSPFGAMEQEQRELREQHQPLPQPQQLRQQTEVYGIVEPLIEDTPCADRACLLNDDCCPSGVCVNTYGEGKCVYVFGRQRDLCQRHSDCPQGSACMLVAQEGIWRCEMEPEAGAPSSLLEDIFGMRQKQPLGSECSSSSDCQVINGMCCQQQRLHHRGTIKLSCGYFRDAFDCVDMVGLEYHRN; this is encoded by the exons ATGAGCAACATTCCGAGGTGGGCAgccctgctgctcctcctcggccTAGCCCAGCAGCTGGACCCCTCGCTGGCCACAGGTGCCTCCTCGTTTGCCTCCGGTAATGCCTGGCAGCGTGGGCTGTTTGGGCGCGATTCCCGTAACATGATGCACCGCCGAGCCCCGTTTTCCTCCGCCGGAGATGGTGGCCTCAATGATTACCTCTCACCGTTTGGCGCcatggagcaggagcagagggAACTGAGGGAGCAGCATCAACCGCTCCCGCAGCCGCAGCAG CTGCGCCAGCAGACCGAGGTCTATGGAATTGTCGAGCCGCTGATTGAGGACACGCCCTGCGCGGACCGCGCCTGTCTGCTCAACGACGACTGCTGTCCCTCCGGGGTCTGCGTCAACACATATGGCG AGGGGAAATGCGTTTATGTGTTTGGAAGGCAGCGAGATTTATGCCAGCGCCACTCGGACTGTCCGCAGGGCAGTGCCTGCATGCTGGTGGCCCAGGAGGGCATCTGGCGTTGCGAGATGGAACCGGAGGCGGGGGCGCCCTCATCCCTGCTGGAGGACATATTCGGGATGAGGCAGAAGCAGCCATTGGGCAgcgagtgcagcagcagcagcgactgcCAGGTGATCAA TGGCATGTGCTGCCAGCAGCAGAGGTTGCACCACCGGGGCACCATCAAGCTGAGCTGTGGCTACTTTCGCGATGCCTTCGACTGTGTGGATATGGTCGGATTAGAG TACCATCGCAATTAA